One Barnesiella propionica genomic window carries:
- a CDS encoding C1 family peptidase: MLKKSLFVTLLSFCSVCILAQETDTAKVKKGYEFTDIKVLKTTPVKDQDRSGTCWSFSGIGLIENELLRMGKPEIDLSEMFVVRYCYLDKAIKYVRMHGETNFSGGGGVSDVFYVMKKYGMVPEEVYNGLHYGTDSHKHGELDAVVKSYIETVVTNPNKKLTTAWIEGLNGILDAYLGKVPEKFVYKGKEYTPKTFAASLDIDPNDYVAITSFTHHPFNQPFVLEVPDNWLWGSFYNLPLDDMKTVLYNAIENDYSILWAADVSEKGFAWKKGYAIVPKDRPVKDKSGTEEAKWVKEAEKEKNETEGNELAEEKNITQEMRQEAFDNYETTDDHGMVIVGVAKDQNDRKYFKVKNSWNTDQIYEGYFYASEPYVLYKTTSFLVNKNAIPKSIKNNLNIK; this comes from the coding sequence ATGCTTAAAAAGAGTTTGTTTGTGACTTTGTTGTCTTTTTGTTCTGTGTGTATTCTGGCACAGGAAACAGACACGGCAAAGGTAAAAAAAGGATATGAGTTTACCGATATAAAAGTGCTTAAAACTACGCCCGTCAAAGATCAGGACAGATCGGGGACTTGTTGGAGTTTCTCCGGTATAGGCTTAATTGAGAATGAATTGTTGAGAATGGGTAAGCCGGAAATTGATTTGTCTGAGATGTTTGTCGTTCGTTATTGCTATCTGGATAAAGCTATCAAATATGTGAGAATGCATGGTGAAACGAATTTTTCCGGTGGCGGAGGAGTTTCCGATGTTTTTTATGTTATGAAAAAATATGGAATGGTTCCCGAAGAAGTGTATAACGGTTTGCATTATGGTACCGACAGCCACAAACACGGTGAATTGGATGCTGTGGTTAAATCTTATATCGAGACGGTGGTGACTAATCCTAATAAAAAACTTACTACAGCCTGGATAGAGGGCCTGAATGGAATCCTGGATGCCTATTTGGGAAAAGTTCCTGAAAAATTCGTTTATAAGGGAAAAGAATATACGCCTAAAACATTTGCTGCGTCGTTGGATATCGACCCCAATGATTATGTGGCGATCACTTCGTTTACACATCATCCTTTCAATCAGCCGTTTGTACTGGAAGTTCCGGATAACTGGTTGTGGGGGAGTTTTTATAATTTGCCTTTAGATGATATGAAAACAGTTTTGTATAATGCAATAGAGAATGATTATAGTATTTTATGGGCTGCCGACGTCAGTGAAAAAGGATTTGCTTGGAAGAAAGGTTATGCTATAGTTCCTAAGGATAGACCGGTGAAAGATAAAAGTGGAACCGAAGAGGCTAAATGGGTAAAAGAAGCTGAGAAAGAGAAAAATGAAACAGAAGGGAATGAATTGGCAGAGGAAAAAAACATTACCCAGGAAATGCGCCAGGAAGCTTTCGATAACTATGAGACGACCGATGATCACGGAATGGTTATCGTGGGTGTAGCGAAGGACCAAAACGATCGTAAATATTTCAAGGTGAAGAATTCCTGGAATACCGATCAGATATATGAAGGATATTTTTATGCTTCGGAACCCTATGTTTTGTATAAGACGACCAGTTTTCTGGTGAATAAAAACGCAATACCAAAGTCAATAAAGAATAATTTAAATATTAAATAA
- a CDS encoding RNA polymerase sigma factor yields MKIKAFKIKVIPLRDRLLNYARKMTENNEDAEDAVQDVFLKLWHMRKDLEKYNNIEALAVEITKNTCIDKWRRKKIETEPLEIIEKVSTRYDPVTLLEQKDNIQLIREIILSLPYLQKTIIKMKDIEGYETEEIAEITGTNAESVRKNLSRARKTVRDIYFKMTCEKTN; encoded by the coding sequence ATGAAGATCAAAGCTTTCAAAATAAAAGTCATACCGCTCCGGGACAGGTTACTGAACTATGCCAGGAAAATGACGGAAAACAACGAAGACGCGGAAGACGCAGTACAAGATGTTTTTCTGAAACTTTGGCATATGAGAAAAGACCTGGAGAAATACAATAATATAGAAGCTTTAGCCGTAGAAATCACAAAAAACACCTGCATAGACAAGTGGAGAAGAAAAAAAATAGAAACCGAGCCTCTGGAAATTATCGAGAAAGTCAGTACCCGGTACGACCCTGTCACCCTTCTGGAACAAAAAGATAACATACAATTGATACGGGAAATCATATTATCTCTTCCTTATTTACAAAAAACCATTATCAAAATGAAAGATATTGAAGGATATGAAACGGAAGAAATAGCTGAAATAACCGGAACTAACGCCGAATCGGTACGTAAAAACCTTTCAAGGGCCAGGAAAACAGTAAGGGATATATATTTTAAAATGACTTGTGAAAAAACAAATTAA
- a CDS encoding type IX secretion system plug protein, protein MFARILTFFFLTIGLISPLPGQNQVYQTQPLASGIHTIEVKNENNEFFPPLIELDSNDRIIISFDELAEDVRYMSYSLIHCNADWRPSALSELEYLDGFNTNPVENYDFSSATFAHYVHYQIELPNESVRFKVSGNYVLLVYPENQPEKVLLQACFSVYERLTTVIPSVSSRTDIDYNREHQQVTIDINTSHFGLQDPYNELKIYVSQNGRRDNEVLITRPMMVQGNNIRYEHMPSLIFEAGNEYRRFETTNLRYAGMGIENIRYYNPYYHATLFPALPRVNGNYTYDKTQYGRFVIRQTDADNSDLESDYFVTHFSLETDHPLNGDVYIDGELTNHLYNENSRMTWNPATNRYEKALLLKQGSYNYNYLFIPHNKSKATPAFTEGNYYETVNEYLVKVYQRPIGARYDRLIGVAVSYSGV, encoded by the coding sequence ATGTTTGCTCGAATCCTTACATTTTTTTTTCTTACCATCGGATTAATCTCTCCTCTGCCAGGCCAGAATCAGGTATATCAGACACAACCACTGGCCTCCGGCATACACACTATCGAAGTAAAAAATGAAAATAACGAATTTTTCCCTCCTTTAATAGAACTGGACAGCAACGATCGTATAATAATTTCGTTCGACGAACTGGCCGAAGACGTAAGATATATGAGTTACAGTCTTATACATTGTAACGCCGATTGGAGACCCTCAGCCTTATCGGAACTTGAATATCTGGACGGATTCAATACCAACCCTGTAGAAAATTACGATTTTTCTTCTGCAACATTTGCCCATTATGTTCATTACCAGATAGAATTACCGAACGAATCGGTCCGGTTCAAGGTGTCGGGAAACTACGTACTGCTCGTATATCCTGAGAACCAGCCGGAAAAGGTGCTTTTACAGGCCTGCTTTTCGGTATATGAAAGACTTACAACCGTGATCCCGTCTGTATCTTCCCGCACCGATATCGATTATAACCGGGAACATCAACAAGTGACCATAGACATAAATACCAGTCATTTCGGGCTGCAAGACCCTTACAACGAGCTGAAAATATATGTTTCCCAAAATGGAAGAAGAGATAATGAGGTGTTAATCACCCGGCCTATGATGGTACAAGGAAACAACATCCGGTACGAACATATGCCGTCACTTATCTTCGAAGCCGGTAATGAATACCGCCGATTTGAGACGACAAACCTTCGCTATGCCGGAATGGGAATAGAGAATATCCGTTATTATAATCCCTACTACCATGCTACGCTTTTTCCGGCTCTACCCCGGGTCAACGGAAACTATACTTACGATAAAACCCAATACGGACGATTTGTCATCCGGCAGACCGACGCGGACAACAGCGATCTGGAAAGTGATTATTTTGTTACTCACTTTTCATTGGAAACCGACCATCCGTTAAACGGAGACGTATATATCGACGGAGAATTAACAAACCATTTGTACAATGAGAATAGCCGTATGACATGGAATCCGGCAACTAACAGATATGAAAAAGCATTGTTGCTGAAACAAGGCTCGTACAATTATAATTATCTTTTTATCCCGCATAACAAAAGTAAAGCAACACCGGCTTTTACCGAAGGCAATTATTATGAAACGGTCAATGAATACCTGGTCAAAGTATATCAGCGCCCCATCGGAGCTCGTTACGACCGGCTTATCGGTGTAGCCGTCAGTTACTCGGGCGTATAG
- a CDS encoding PepSY-like domain-containing protein, translating into MKKFLLLMVSYAMIAFGNSSSLPLVAHNQSVKFDDLPETAQRFVKKYFPGVAIRQCSIGKKRNFDIKLVNGYEIGFDREGNWTGIESDKHPFSPELLEELPGESVTYLNMQFPRTPIHKMEHKGSKYRVWVKSTPKAEISFDEKGKLLKADYKLIKANRPHK; encoded by the coding sequence ATGAAAAAGTTTTTGTTATTGATGGTTTCTTATGCAATGATTGCATTTGGAAATTCCTCTTCTTTGCCACTTGTAGCCCATAATCAGTCGGTTAAGTTCGATGATTTACCCGAAACAGCCCAGCGTTTTGTGAAAAAATATTTTCCTGGAGTCGCCATTCGCCAGTGTTCTATAGGAAAAAAGAGAAACTTCGATATAAAACTGGTTAACGGGTATGAGATAGGTTTTGACAGGGAAGGAAACTGGACAGGGATAGAGAGTGATAAACATCCGTTTTCTCCGGAATTACTGGAAGAACTTCCCGGAGAGTCGGTAACTTACCTAAATATGCAATTCCCACGTACTCCCATTCATAAAATGGAACATAAAGGTTCGAAATATAGGGTATGGGTGAAATCTACTCCAAAAGCTGAAATTTCTTTTGATGAAAAGGGTAAATTATTGAAGGCGGATTATAAATTGATTAAAGCTAACCGCCCTCATAAATGA
- the tamL gene encoding translocation and assembly module lipoprotein TamL, translating to MKAWKKILYALISGTILVSCSTTSRLGEGEVLYTGVKKMKIEPEEGVEVPGSVTSQVRSTLSVPANNSLYAPYIRSPFPIGLWVYNYMKPSKNTGLKHWIYEKLAKEPVLISTVQPELRLRVVQDILNNNGYFGSKTKYEILYNKKNKKKARINYWVEIAPAYTLDSIYLPENNTRLTQIIDSIYSRSPIQPGTRYCLDSLASVRNNVTQVVRNMGYYYFRPEYIEYLADTTQKDQRVDLKLILRKGIPAEALKAYRVGKINISLPSASGKGEWDTIRQRDMTVAFQKPIHLRKSVLPQNILLHTGQYFSVNQENLTQTKLTRLGIFRSVSVNVTPLDSLKGKDSLDVSIETPFDIPLEASLEANVSSKSNSYLGPGLVFGINHRNIFGGGEKLSVKLNGSYEWQTGGGSSKGKSSLFNSYEIGLNSTLSIPRLLGLKFMPHSRRFDTNTNFQLGANLLNRPHYFRMASFNISYGYDYQSASTRFHNLTIAKLTYTKLLNTTEAFDKTMEENPAIAMSFSNQFIPTSSYTYTFDNRQREKNDRWVWQISGTSAGNILWSIMEVFGKKGEKKLFGSPFSQFIKGTNEVKYYHRIRTDNWLATRLLIGAGYAYGNSKQMPYSEQFYIGGANSIRAFTIRSLGPGSYRPPADDSYGYFDQTGNFKLEANVEFRFKIAGNLHGAIFVDAGNIWLLKKDPLRPGGELNAKTFLKDIALGTGIGLRYDISMLVLRADLGIGIHTPYENPDKKSYYNMTSFKKSLAFHLAIGYPF from the coding sequence ATGAAAGCCTGGAAAAAAATACTATACGCTTTAATATCGGGAACCATTCTGGTTTCCTGCTCGACGACCAGCAGGTTAGGCGAAGGTGAAGTATTGTATACAGGTGTAAAAAAAATGAAGATAGAACCCGAAGAAGGAGTAGAAGTGCCCGGAAGTGTTACGTCGCAAGTACGTTCCACTTTATCTGTACCTGCCAATAATTCATTATATGCACCTTATATACGTTCACCCTTTCCTATAGGGCTATGGGTATACAACTACATGAAACCTTCTAAAAATACAGGGCTAAAACACTGGATATATGAAAAACTGGCAAAAGAACCCGTTCTCATCTCTACCGTACAGCCCGAATTAAGGTTGCGCGTTGTACAGGATATCCTTAACAACAACGGATATTTCGGGTCTAAAACCAAATATGAAATACTATATAATAAAAAAAATAAAAAGAAAGCAAGGATAAACTATTGGGTGGAAATTGCTCCGGCCTATACACTGGACAGCATTTATCTGCCCGAAAACAATACGCGTCTCACTCAGATCATCGACAGTATATACAGCCGTTCCCCTATACAACCGGGAACACGGTATTGCCTCGATTCACTCGCTTCGGTCAGGAATAATGTTACCCAAGTCGTCCGGAATATGGGATATTATTATTTTAGACCGGAATATATAGAATATCTGGCCGACACAACACAAAAAGATCAACGTGTAGACCTGAAACTCATCCTCCGCAAAGGTATACCGGCCGAAGCACTAAAAGCATACCGCGTGGGAAAAATAAACATATCTCTACCCAGTGCATCAGGCAAAGGCGAATGGGATACGATACGGCAACGGGACATGACCGTCGCATTCCAAAAACCTATACACCTGAGAAAATCGGTACTTCCCCAGAATATTCTGCTCCATACAGGACAATACTTTTCGGTTAATCAGGAGAACCTCACACAAACGAAGCTCACCCGCTTGGGTATTTTCCGGTCGGTTTCGGTAAATGTAACGCCGCTGGATTCCCTGAAAGGAAAAGATTCTTTGGACGTATCTATCGAAACTCCTTTCGACATTCCGCTGGAAGCCTCACTGGAAGCAAACGTATCTTCCAAGTCGAACAGCTATCTGGGGCCGGGACTGGTATTCGGAATCAATCACCGGAACATTTTCGGAGGAGGAGAAAAACTTTCGGTAAAGCTGAACGGCAGTTACGAATGGCAAACGGGAGGAGGATCCTCCAAAGGTAAATCATCATTATTCAATTCCTATGAAATAGGCTTGAACAGTACCCTCTCCATCCCACGGCTGTTAGGTCTGAAATTTATGCCGCACAGCCGGAGATTCGATACCAATACCAATTTCCAGTTAGGAGCAAACTTATTGAACAGGCCCCACTATTTTCGTATGGCATCGTTCAACATTTCGTATGGTTACGATTATCAATCAGCATCAACACGTTTTCACAACCTAACCATAGCGAAGCTGACTTACACGAAACTATTGAATACGACGGAAGCCTTCGACAAGACCATGGAAGAAAATCCTGCTATTGCGATGAGCTTTAGCAACCAATTTATACCCACTTCTTCCTACACCTACACATTCGATAACCGGCAAAGGGAAAAAAACGACCGGTGGGTATGGCAGATATCAGGAACCTCTGCCGGAAATATATTATGGAGCATCATGGAAGTTTTCGGGAAAAAAGGGGAAAAGAAACTGTTCGGAAGCCCCTTTTCACAATTCATCAAAGGGACGAACGAAGTGAAATATTATCACAGGATAAGAACCGATAACTGGCTGGCAACCCGATTGCTCATAGGAGCCGGATATGCTTACGGAAACTCCAAGCAAATGCCCTATAGCGAACAATTTTATATCGGAGGAGCCAACAGCATACGAGCATTCACCATACGCTCTCTGGGGCCGGGAAGTTACCGTCCGCCAGCAGACGACTCCTACGGTTATTTCGATCAGACCGGGAATTTCAAACTGGAAGCAAATGTGGAATTCCGTTTTAAAATAGCCGGAAACCTGCATGGTGCGATATTCGTCGATGCCGGAAACATATGGTTATTGAAAAAAGATCCTCTACGTCCCGGCGGGGAACTGAACGCCAAAACATTTCTCAAAGATATTGCTTTAGGAACCGGAATAGGACTTCGGTACGACATCAGTATGCTCGTATTACGCGCCGACCTGGGCATAGGGATACACACTCCTTATGAGAATCCCGATAAAAAAAGCTATTATAACATGACTTCTTTTAAGAAAAGTCTGGCATTTCATCTGGCGATCGGATACCCTTTCTGA
- a CDS encoding translocation/assembly module TamB domain-containing protein: protein MRKWFKYTLIAIVSFLILLLLLPLLIYLPPVQKWAKNELITIVSEKTGMALTIEDIHLAFPFDLSVRNSLLLSQSKDTILKSGDIKIDIELLPLFHKQLNVQKIDIRNTSFKFITSDSTLSLSAKLQSLILTAGEIDLKNESISIPYISLNEGNVVLHMKESSPDTTVKDNSSMKWKIKADRISLNKIFYEMKMLPVIDLLTASVPQADLRKGLVDMGAHIVNIKSITLEQGAYRYLTPPPTLVTINNEKEKIPADTITSAPWTVTANSIKILHNQAIYAENGYRPLSGFDPKYIEVSDFSIVVDSFYNRGTEITVPIRQLAFNERSGISVIRTSGTFIMDSTRIALQKFSLATRDSELSADLSAGGGLLTSDYNAPVSARINAWISLNDISSFYGDTKKYTQSLSPASRINMNLTATGSLKRLNLSELKAELPSHFLLHLSGNAQNITEPKKLSASVQLNGNFTNMGFIRYMVPDTALQNRLSIPSLTLKGEAKVLPDDMTAHLICYAGKGKLALEGSYSPQKELYDATLSLDSFPLFRFLPKDSLGYISSQIEANGKGFDFLSGKTTAQISAKIRQLQYKAYDFNGIQADVSLADNRLIAGITSLIPDLKAHLEFNGYISKQKYTGNLTGNIPHMDLQAVKLSATPLKGSMNFSIKGNAALPDQIYDLEAKITKLELLADKAEINFEQLLLKAETDSTHIKGNLRSGDMSIDFSTPSGPNNFLSAINRTIPILNEQVNNKRLDIESLQHAMPDFSLSVNAARKNLLNQYLSSMGMNFHNLNLKAENDSLLNLSAGIDRFQVSGIILDTVRMKVNESNERLYYHLNIRNRPDNLLGQTAAFDLDGYVSGNSSQFLCIQKNQQGNEGFHIGCKASLQDSLLRISFFPNQPIIGFESWNLNEDNFFEYKFGEHFDANIRLEHNDRHLIVETQHKNGFNFQEALHVDMKGVDIESWLQLSPFAPPVAGLLSANLLLNFPQNTTNVKGSLGIENLKYDKQRIGTVNMEIVYQLDSIGRQQAALNMDIDGKEVARIGGYYAGNSPEPLNITLKLNQLPLSTANPFLPGDMAHLQGGLNGEISVTGKTESPLLNGWLQTDTTAFSVPMIGTSYNLSDNKILIDEGILHFDEYSVTGPNQKPLYVSGDINLKDFSHIYTDLRLHASEFQPIRVDKNSKSMVYGKAIIDLETTVKGPLDRLTIRGNVDLLNGTEVTYVMRDSPLELKQQENNMVTFVAFNDSTAIEETDSVPKNTIIGMDILMNLNIAPSVKMAINLSADGSNRIDLEGGGSLTYTMNTLGDSRFTGKYVLSGGYVRYNPPIISQKLFKIQQGSDVTWNGNMLDPILNITAIETLRTSVTEENQNSRIVNFDISIEIKNTLERLSVSFGLSAPQDLTIQNQLQSLTAEQRASQAMNLLLYNTYTGPGTTAKANLTGNPLNSFLQKELNQWAQNNLKNIDLSFGISEYDDQRTGGATTRTDYSYKVSKTLFDDRFKVVIGGSFSPDATTNEDLKENLIDDISLEYMLNKRENMYIKIFRHNDYESILEGEITQTGVGFVVRKKLSNLLDLFRFSNRKKKEN, encoded by the coding sequence ATGAGAAAATGGTTTAAATATACACTCATAGCGATAGTATCGTTTCTGATTCTTTTACTATTGCTTCCCCTGCTCATTTATCTGCCCCCTGTGCAAAAATGGGCTAAGAATGAGCTTATTACAATAGTATCGGAAAAAACCGGAATGGCATTAACCATCGAGGATATACATCTGGCATTCCCATTTGACCTTTCAGTCCGCAACAGTCTGCTGCTCAGCCAGTCAAAAGACACGATCTTAAAAAGCGGGGACATAAAAATAGACATAGAACTGTTACCGCTGTTCCATAAACAACTAAATGTACAAAAAATAGATATACGTAACACTTCCTTTAAATTCATAACCTCCGATTCAACCCTATCATTATCGGCAAAACTACAATCTTTAATCCTTACAGCAGGTGAAATAGACTTGAAAAACGAATCGATAAGCATTCCTTATATCAGCCTTAACGAAGGAAATGTAGTACTCCACATGAAAGAAAGTTCGCCGGATACGACAGTGAAAGACAATTCCTCTATGAAGTGGAAAATCAAGGCCGACCGCATTAGCCTGAACAAAATATTTTATGAAATGAAAATGCTTCCGGTTATCGACTTGCTCACAGCTTCGGTTCCACAGGCCGATTTGCGTAAAGGGCTCGTCGACATGGGAGCACACATTGTCAACATAAAATCTATTACGTTAGAACAAGGAGCCTACCGCTATCTCACTCCCCCACCGACCCTGGTAACAATTAATAATGAAAAGGAGAAAATACCCGCCGACACTATTACATCCGCACCTTGGACCGTTACAGCTAACAGCATCAAAATTCTTCATAACCAAGCTATATATGCCGAAAACGGATACCGACCCTTATCAGGATTCGATCCAAAATATATTGAAGTATCGGATTTCTCCATCGTAGTAGATTCTTTCTATAACAGGGGTACCGAGATTACCGTACCCATCCGTCAACTCGCTTTTAACGAAAGATCGGGTATTTCGGTTATCCGTACATCCGGAACATTCATCATGGATTCTACAAGGATAGCATTACAAAAATTCTCTTTAGCGACACGGGATTCTGAGTTATCGGCCGACTTATCCGCTGGCGGAGGATTATTAACCAGTGATTATAACGCACCGGTTTCTGCTCGAATAAATGCTTGGATAAGTCTGAACGACATAAGTTCATTCTATGGCGACACAAAAAAATATACACAAAGCCTGTCTCCGGCTTCACGTATTAATATGAACCTGACCGCTACCGGCAGTCTTAAAAGGCTGAATTTATCCGAATTAAAAGCCGAATTGCCTTCCCATTTCCTATTGCATCTCTCCGGAAATGCGCAAAACATAACGGAACCTAAAAAATTATCAGCTTCGGTACAACTGAACGGAAATTTTACTAATATGGGATTTATCCGATACATGGTACCCGATACGGCTTTACAAAATCGTTTATCTATACCCTCTTTAACTTTAAAAGGTGAAGCAAAAGTATTACCGGACGATATGACAGCCCATTTAATTTGCTATGCAGGAAAAGGAAAATTGGCTCTTGAAGGAAGCTATTCCCCACAAAAAGAACTATACGATGCAACATTATCGCTGGATAGTTTTCCTCTTTTCCGATTTCTCCCAAAAGATTCGCTGGGTTATATAAGTTCACAAATAGAAGCAAATGGCAAAGGCTTCGATTTTCTGTCAGGTAAAACGACCGCTCAAATATCGGCAAAGATTCGTCAGCTCCAATATAAAGCATACGATTTCAACGGCATACAAGCAGATGTTTCACTGGCTGATAACCGACTCATAGCCGGAATTACGTCTCTTATTCCCGACCTTAAAGCGCATCTGGAATTCAACGGATATATATCGAAACAAAAATATACCGGAAACCTTACAGGAAATATTCCCCACATGGATTTGCAAGCTGTTAAACTATCAGCCACTCCTCTCAAAGGCAGCATGAATTTCTCTATTAAGGGGAACGCCGCACTACCCGATCAAATATATGACCTCGAAGCTAAAATAACAAAGCTCGAACTACTGGCAGATAAGGCAGAGATCAATTTCGAACAACTCTTATTAAAGGCAGAAACAGATTCCACTCATATAAAAGGAAATCTGAGATCGGGAGACATGTCGATAGACTTCTCCACACCATCCGGTCCCAATAACTTTCTGTCCGCAATTAACCGCACAATACCCATATTAAACGAACAGGTTAATAACAAACGTCTGGATATAGAGAGCCTGCAGCATGCTATGCCGGACTTCAGCTTGTCTGTTAATGCAGCCCGAAAAAATTTGCTGAACCAGTATCTATCCAGTATGGGAATGAATTTTCATAATCTAAATTTGAAAGCCGAGAATGATTCGCTCCTGAATCTGTCTGCAGGTATCGACCGTTTTCAGGTAAGCGGTATTATTCTGGATACGGTACGCATGAAAGTAAATGAATCGAATGAACGTTTATATTATCATCTTAACATACGTAATCGCCCGGATAATTTATTAGGGCAGACCGCCGCATTTGATCTGGACGGATATGTTTCGGGAAATAGCTCCCAATTCCTATGCATACAAAAGAATCAGCAAGGGAACGAAGGGTTCCACATAGGTTGCAAAGCCAGCCTGCAGGACTCCCTTTTGCGAATTTCTTTTTTCCCCAATCAACCGATCATAGGTTTTGAATCATGGAACCTGAATGAAGATAATTTTTTCGAATACAAGTTCGGCGAACATTTCGACGCAAATATAAGACTGGAACACAATGACAGGCATTTAATCGTCGAAACACAACATAAAAACGGCTTTAATTTCCAGGAAGCCCTGCACGTAGATATGAAAGGAGTGGATATAGAATCCTGGCTCCAATTATCACCGTTCGCCCCTCCCGTCGCCGGATTATTGTCGGCTAACTTATTACTCAACTTTCCACAAAACACTACAAATGTGAAAGGTTCTTTAGGCATAGAAAATTTAAAATATGATAAGCAACGCATCGGAACCGTAAATATGGAAATTGTTTATCAATTGGATTCCATAGGAAGGCAACAGGCAGCCTTGAACATGGATATAGACGGAAAAGAAGTTGCACGCATAGGCGGATATTATGCAGGAAACTCGCCTGAGCCGCTGAACATTACACTTAAACTAAACCAGCTTCCCCTTTCTACGGCAAATCCGTTTCTTCCCGGTGACATGGCACATCTTCAGGGAGGTCTTAACGGGGAAATCTCCGTTACCGGAAAAACAGAATCGCCTTTGCTTAACGGATGGTTACAGACCGACACGACAGCTTTTTCCGTTCCTATGATAGGGACTTCGTATAATTTATCTGATAATAAAATACTTATCGATGAGGGAATATTACACTTTGACGAATATTCCGTCACAGGTCCCAATCAAAAACCTCTATACGTAAGCGGTGATATAAATTTAAAAGATTTTTCCCACATATATACCGATCTGCGTTTGCATGCTTCGGAGTTCCAGCCTATCCGTGTAGACAAAAACAGTAAATCCATGGTATACGGAAAAGCTATCATTGACCTTGAAACGACAGTCAAAGGACCACTCGATCGACTGACCATCAGAGGAAATGTGGACCTGCTGAACGGAACCGAAGTTACTTATGTCATGAGAGATTCGCCGCTCGAACTGAAACAGCAGGAAAATAATATGGTGACTTTCGTCGCATTTAATGACTCGACCGCTATAGAAGAAACAGATTCTGTACCCAAAAACACCATCATAGGTATGGATATCCTGATGAATCTGAATATAGCGCCATCGGTAAAAATGGCCATAAATCTCTCGGCAGACGGAAGTAACCGCATAGACCTGGAAGGGGGAGGATCTCTCACCTATACCATGAATACACTGGGAGACAGCCGTTTTACCGGGAAATATGTATTGAGCGGAGGATATGTGCGTTACAACCCGCCTATCATATCACAAAAGTTATTTAAAATACAACAAGGAAGCGATGTGACCTGGAACGGTAATATGCTCGACCCTATACTCAATATTACCGCAATAGAAACCTTGCGAACCAGTGTAACCGAAGAAAACCAGAACAGCCGGATTGTAAATTTTGACATCAGTATAGAAATAAAAAATACCCTGGAACGGTTATCCGTATCTTTCGGGCTGTCCGCCCCCCAGGATCTTACCATCCAAAACCAGCTCCAGTCTCTTACTGCGGAGCAAAGAGCCTCGCAAGCCATGAATCTGTTACTATATAATACTTATACAGGTCCCGGAACCACCGCCAAAGCTAATCTTACAGGTAATCCGCTAAATTCATTCCTGCAAAAGGAATTGAATCAATGGGCGCAAAATAATCTCAAAAATATAGACCTTTCGTTCGGAATCAGCGAATATGACGATCAAAGAACCGGAGGAGCCACAACGCGCACCGATTATTCGTACAAAGTATCCAAAACACTATTCGACGACCGGTTCAAAGTCGTGATAGGAGGAAGTTTCAGTCCCGACGCGACCACGAACGAAGATCTGAAAGAAAACCTCATAGACGATATATCTCTCGAATACATGCTCAACAAAAGGGAAAACATGTATATTAAGATATTCCGCCATAATGATTATGAAAGCATACTGGAAGGAGAAATAACTCAAACGGGAGTCGGGTTTGTCGTACGTAAAAAGTTATCGAATCTACTTGATCTATTCCGGTTCAGTAACCGTAAAAAGAAAGAAAATTAA
- a CDS encoding DUF6108 family protein encodes MNKIIRIILFILIISGVGQSYAQQGLQIASLFQKYGKQKGVTVVELSKEMLETYEMTLYKSISFKDTEKFMPEIRRCLESDKKRARKIKEIIEEGEVKSGYYQLPPQKGEINRFILFKTGKKGSATLLYIEGELDADDLVTMLFMKKD; translated from the coding sequence ATGAATAAAATAATCCGCATCATTCTCTTCATCCTTATCATTAGCGGCGTCGGTCAAAGCTATGCCCAGCAAGGATTACAAATAGCCTCTTTGTTTCAAAAATATGGAAAGCAAAAAGGTGTGACGGTTGTGGAACTTTCCAAAGAAATGCTGGAAACCTATGAAATGACTTTATATAAAAGCATTAGTTTCAAGGATACAGAAAAATTCATGCCCGAAATACGACGTTGTCTGGAAAGCGATAAAAAACGGGCCAGAAAGATCAAAGAAATAATTGAGGAAGGAGAAGTAAAATCAGGCTATTATCAACTACCTCCTCAAAAGGGAGAGATAAATCGTTTTATTCTTTTTAAAACAGGAAAGAAGGGATCGGCAACTCTACTATATATCGAAGGTGAATTAGATGCCGACGACCTGGTCACCATGCTATTCATGAAAAAAGATTAA